A single window of Vigna unguiculata cultivar IT97K-499-35 chromosome 1, ASM411807v1, whole genome shotgun sequence DNA harbors:
- the LOC114192831 gene encoding uncharacterized protein LOC114192831, which yields MANWRKQQGESHHQVAHWRSYSNSRKPPLDNYHSNMPAWEKKFCSSIGSVPWRKVVETKQYMHLFDSVVNWDDSAGKEAFENAKMRYWAEINGIPCSISLPDPDIYIDNVDWNAIVDSELILDLEREALRVPSKGVVRNDQDVVIIGGALYLNDQKLPCTGWGDDEEEQPKPSAPTSDITGWGTNLHENNEVEFRQQHQHQDHADPTKELEWQGWKNDSWGWNHREHYGCGGGDMNKMGRGRNGGGYGNWGTCDGHYRRRENNAWSKTPHAYNGNNNENNVNRGRRNYRGGGGRKGNLIYVPKEVPPTPAAW from the exons ATGGCTAATTGGAGAAAACAACAAGGTGAGAGTCATCATCAAGTGGCTCACTGGCGATCCTATTCCAACAGCAGAAAGCCTCCTTTGG ACAATTACCATTCAAACATGCCTGCCTGGGAAAAGAAATTTTGTTCTTCAATTGGATCAGTTCCATGGCGAAAGGTAGTAGAAACCAAACAATACATGCATCTGTTTGATAGTGTGGTGAACTGGGATGACTCTGCTGGCAAGGAGGCATTTGAAAATGCAAAAATGAGGTATTGGGCTGAGATCAACGGCATTCCCTGCAGCATATCGTTGCCTGATCCAGACATTTACATCGATAATGTAGATTGGAATGCAATTGTTGACTCGGAACTTATTCTGGATTTGGAAAGAGAAGCATTAAGGGTCCCTTCTAAGGGAGTGGTAAGAAATGATCAAGATGTTGTGATCATTGGTGGTGCTCTATACTTAAATGATCAGAAGCTTCCATGTACTGGATGGGGGGATGATGAAGAGGAACAGCCAAAGCCTTCTGCTCCAACTTCTGATATTACAGGCTGGGGCACAAACCTGCATGAAAACAATGAAGTAGAATTCAGACAACAACATCAACATCAGGATCATGCTGACCCTACAAAAGAACTTGAATGGCAAGGCTGGAAGAACGATTCTTGGGGATGGAATCATAGGGAACACtatggttgtggtggtggtgacaTGAACAAAATGGGAAGAGGAAGAAACGGTGGTGGATATGGAAATTGGGGAACATGTGATGGCCATTACAGAAGGAGAGAAAACAATGCTTGGTCTAAAACCCCTCATGCATATAATGGTAACAATAATGAGAATAATGTGAATAGGGGGAGAAGAAACTATAGAGGTGGAGGAGGACGTAAGGGGAATTTGATTTATGTGCCTAAGGAGGTTCCTCCTACACCTGCTGCATGGtaa